The sequence GTGTTTTGTTTGGTTGATAGGGCACTTTTCTTTAGTCTACTGGTCTCGAGTTTTAACCTTTCTATTTTTCTCAACATGACTTTTAGAATAGTAATGTCTTTTGTAccaatgaacaaaaaaaatatcatattttatttttgtaactaTATCTATATATGGGAGTGGATGAGTCGATGAGAAGAAATTTAGCAATGGGGGCTCAAAAGGCAGGCCTTGTTGGATGACTGTGTTAATAAACCACAATCGCTTTCCTGTACTACTTTTATTACTTATATAATTAAACGGCTGAATTTGGGGTTTAGTTTTGAGAGCAACTTCCAAAGGATAAATACGTTTTACgtcatatatataaatttggtTGCTTGATATTAAGATGCATCAACTGAAAACCTCCAGTCTGAGACATGTTTTTTCAAGTTAATTAATAAAACTGTTTACCAGCCTTAGCTACTAGATTTATTCAAGCAACATAAGACTAGCCAAAAAGCATTTTCCAGTTATTTACTATGGTAAGATTTATCTATGCATAAATTAGCTAGTGTAGTACTATATATTGTCAATGAGATAACCATATATAGTTCATGTGAGTGTATATACATGATGGAAGATTGATCTGGGAAAAATTTGGACTATAGAAGaaagtatacacacacacacacacacacacagatatataaatatataaataaataaatatatatatatatatatatatatatagagagagagagagagagagagagagagagagagagagagagagagagagagagagagaatgatcaCAAATCTTACAAGAACTATACACACACTAATGGACAGATATTTCCTTTATACAGTAAGTTACGGAAGAAGCATCAACTAGCAGAGAGGTAGAGATGAGATTCTTCATTGCAAAGCGTGAAATTAACCAATATAGTTCACCAACCAGGACATGGGAACCAAGCACAACCCTTTGTTCTTTAAGTCCGTACAATCACTACTTTTTTCATCATGGGCCTGTTCTATCTCTGCAAAATGTTCTACACTAGTCCCCTCATTACCCTACAACACCATCAGAACCAAACCAAAATGATTataattaatcaaataattaatctcctTTCAAGAGAGAATTAATAGAAGAAATATtaagggaaagaaaaagaactGTACCAAAGAATTCATATTCATATGATGATCGTCTATCTTTCTGGGATTTATATCAACTGGTCTCAAATCACCAATctaatataaaaaacaataagacCACAAAAGAACAGTCAATTCCCAAGAACtaacaaaaattggaaaaagaaaagaaaaagggaacaaTTAATTTGTATGTGTGGCTCTAAATAAAAAAGGGACCTTGGGACTATTAACAGGAGAACTAGCAGTGTCCTCCAAATCATCACCAGAAATCTTTTTGGTTCTTGTTTTCTTGAAGCTTAATTTCCTGGGAAAATTATTGGGTGGGACCCCAATAGAGCCTTCATTGCTTTGATTGTTGTGGGAAGCTAATTTCCATGCAGCACCAGAAGCAGCATCAGAAACCAAAGAAGAGGTGTAGCCAAAACTTTGCGCTCCTCCTCcctgtttttcttcttcttcttttcttttattattgttGTTCGAGAAGTCTTCAAAGTAAGCAGTCCAACCACTCTCCTCCTCTGTGCATGAGTATGTGGTTTCTTTTGAAGTAACAGCTTTGATCAACGATGAATTGCAAGACTTCTCCATGACAGAGAGGGCAGCTGCTAGATTTATGCTGCCTGATGAGGGCCTTTTGATTCTATAAAGAGAGATTTATATATAACTGAAAGAG is a genomic window of Malus domestica chromosome 09, GDT2T_hap1 containing:
- the LOC103442596 gene encoding vascular-related unknown protein 1, which translates into the protein MEKSCNSSLIKAVTSKETTYSCTEEESGWTAYFEDFSNNNNKRKEEEEKQGGGAQSFGYTSSLVSDAASGAAWKLASHNNQSNEGSIGVPPNNFPRKLSFKKTRTKKISGDDLEDTASSPVNSPKIGDLRPVDINPRKIDDHHMNMNSLGNEGTSVEHFAEIEQAHDEKSSDCTDLKNKGLCLVPMSWLVNYIG